A region of Eschrichtius robustus isolate mEscRob2 chromosome 19, mEscRob2.pri, whole genome shotgun sequence DNA encodes the following proteins:
- the FHOD1 gene encoding FH1/FH2 domain-containing protein 1 isoform X1 yields MAGEEDRGDGEPVSVVTVRVQYLEDTDPFACANFPEPRRAPTCSLDGALPLGAQIPALHHLLGAPLKLEDCALQVSPSGYYLDPELSLEEQREMLEGFFEEISKGRKPTLILRTQLSLRVNAILEKLYGSSGPELRRSLFSLKQIFQEDKDLVPEFVHSEGLSCLIHVGAAADHNYQSYILRALGQLMLFVDGMLGVVAHSETVQWLYTLCASLSRLVVKTALKLLLVFVEYSESNAPLIIRAVNSVASTTGALPWANLVSILEEKNGADPELLVYTVTLINKTLAALPDQDSFYDVTDALEQQGMEALVQRHLGTAGTDVDLRAQLMLYESALRLEDGDIEEAVAGGRRITRRKPSSEEGKRIRRSLEVRSPEPGSTGPASPVASTSSSASPALPTGPTSSPVGPAPPTGPASSAVGPVSGLHTTLSLFPTICVMPSPDSSCERSIYKARFLENVAAAETEKQAALAQGQAETLAGAMPDDVDGHPDTQELRGSPEPAPAPGTPQSAAPQILLRTQHSLEPEPKEPLAPPSPKAEPVRELPTCVPSLCIGDLDFSDLGEDEDQDVLNTESVEAGKGVPPLPLPGGPPPPPPPPPPPIKSPFPPPPPAAALPLSAPDGLALPTKRKTVKLFWRELKLAGVHGGSGSRFGPCPTLWASLEPVSVDTARLEHLFESRAKDVLPSKKAGEGRRTVTTVLDPKRSNAINIGLTTLPPVHVIKAALLNFDEFAVSKDGIEKLLTMMPTEEERQKIEEAQLANPDIPLGPAENFLMTLASIRGLAARLQLWAFKLDYDSMEREIAEPLFDLKVGMQQLVQNATFHCILATLLAVGNFLNGSQSSGFELSYLEKVSEVKDTVRRQSLLHHLCSLVLQTRPDSSDLYSEIPALIRCAKVDFEQLTENLGQLERRSRAAEESLRSLSKHELAPALRARLTHFLSHCTRRVAMLRVVHRRVCNRFHAFLLYLGYTAQAAREARVMQFCHTLREFALEYRTCRDRVLQQQQKRATYRERSKTRGRMITETEKFSGVAAGETPSNPSIPVAVSSGPGEGDADSHASMKSLLASKPEDTTHGRRSRGMVQSSSPVMPTAVGPCTVPPEEPPGSSLPSDTSDEIMDLLVQSVTKSSPRALAARERKRSRGNRKSLRRTLKSGLGEDLVQALGLSKGPGLEV; encoded by the exons CTAGAGGACTGTGCCCTGCAAGTGTCTCCGTCTGGATACTACCTGGACCCTGAGCTGTCCCTAGAAGAGCAGCGGGAGATGCTGGAGGGCTTCTTTGAAGAGATCAG CAAAGGGCGGAAGCCTACTCTGATCCTGCGGACCCAGCTCTCTCTGAGAGTCAATGCCATCTTAG AAAAGTTGTATGGCTCCAGTGGCCCTGAGCTCCGCCGCTCCCTCTTCTCACTAAAGCAGATCTTCCAG GAGGACAAGGACCTGGTGCCTGAATTCGTGCACTCGGAGGGGCTGAGTTGCCTAATCCATGTGGGCGCTGCTGCCGACCACAACTACCAGAGCTATATCCTCCGAG cactagGCCAGCTGATGCTTTTTGTGGATGGGATGCTGGGGGTGGTGGCCCATAGTGAGACCGTGCAGTGGCTGTACACACTGTGTGCCAGCCTG TCCCGCTTGGTGGTGAAGACAGCCCTGAAGCTGCTGCTGGTGTTTGTGGAATACTCTGAGAGCAACGCACCACTGATCATCCGTGCAGTCAACTCTGTGGCCAGCACCACGG GTGCTCTTCCATGGGCCAATTTGGTGTCCATCCTGGAGGAGAAGAATGGCGCTGACCCCGAGTTGCTGGTGTACACTGTCACCCTCATCAACAAG ACTCTGGCAGCGCTCCCGGATCAGGACTCCTTCTATGACGTGACGGATGCACTGGAGCAGCAGGGCATGGAGGCACTGGTCCAGCGCCACTTGGGCACCGCGGGCACTGACGTCGACCTGCGTGCCCAGCTTATGCTCTATGAG AGCGCCCTGCGGTTGGAGGATGGGGACATCGAAGAAGCCGTCGCAGGTGGGCGGCGCATCACCCGTCGAAAGCCTTCCTCAGAGGAGGGCAAGAGGATCCGCCGATCTCTAGAAGTGCGCTCCCCGGAGCCTGG CTCCACAGGCCCCGCCTCACCAGtagcctccacctcctcctccgccAGCCCTGCCTTGCCGACcggccccacctccagccccgtGGGCCCCGCCCCACCTACAGGCCCCGCCTCCAGCGCCGTGGGCCCTGTCTCTGGCCTCCATACCACCTTGAGCCTCTTTCCTACCATCTGCGTGATGCCCTCACCTGACAGCTCCTGCGAGAGGAGCATCTACAA AGCCCGGTTCCTGGAGAATGTAGCAGCAGCAGAAACAGAAAAGCAGGCAGCGCTGGCCCAGGGCCAGGCAGAGACATTGGCTGGAGCCATGCCCGATGATGTCGATGGACACCCAG ACACCCAAGAATTACGGGGCTCCCCAGAACCAGCCCCTGCACCCGGAACACCCCAGAGCGCTGCCCCTCAAATCCTGCTCCGTACTCAGCACAGCCTCGAGCCAGAGCCCAAGGAGCCATTGGCCCCACCAAGCCCCAAGGCTGAGCCCGTCCGGGAGCTCCCTACCTGCGTACCCAGCCTCTGCATTGGGGACCTGGACTTCTCAGATCTGGGGGAGGACGAAGACCAGGACGTGCTGAACACGGAGTCTGTGGAGGCGGGGAAAGGGGTCCCGCCCCTGCCGCTCCCGGGAGGCCCCCCACCtcctccgcccccaccccccccaccgatCAAaagccccttcccacccccacccccagctgccgCTCTTCCCCTCTCAGCACCTGATGGCCTAGCCCTCCCCACCAAGAGGAAGACAGTAAAACTCTTCTGGCGGGAGCTAAAGCTGGCTGGGGTCCATGGAGGCTCTGGCAGCCGCTTTGGGCCCTGCCCCACCCTGTGGGCCTCACTAGAGCCTGTCTCGGTGGATACAGCCCGGCTAGAACACCTGTTCGAGTCCCGTGCCAAGGACGTGCTGCCTTCCAAG AAAGCTGGTGAGGGCCGCCGCACAGTGACCACCGTGCTGGACCCCAAGCGCAGCAATGCCATCAACATCGGCCTAACCACGCTGCCACCTGTGCACGTCATTAAGGCTGCCCTGCTCAACTTTGATGAGTTTGCTGTCAGCAAGGATGGCATTGAG AAGCTACTGACCATGATGCCCACAGAGGAGGAGCGGCAGAAGATCGAGGAGGCCCAGCTGGCCAATCCTGACATACCCCTGGGCCCAGCCGAAAACTTCCTGATGACTCTCGCTTCCATCAGGGGCCTGGCTGCCCGCCTACAACTCTGGGCCTTCAAGCTGGATTATGACAGCATGGAGCGG GAAATTGCAGAGCCACTGTTCGACCTGAAAGTGGGCATGCAACAGCTGGTGCAAAATGCCACCTTCCACTGCATCCTGGCCACCCTGCTGGCTGTGGGCAACTTCCTCAACGGCTCCCAG AGCAGCGGCTTTGAGCTGAGCTACCTGGAGAAGGTGTCAGAGGTGAAAGACACGGTGCGCCGACAGTCACTGCTGCATCATCTCTGCTCCCTGGTGCTCCAGACCCGGCCTGATTCCTCTGACCTCTACTCAGAAATTCCTGCCCTGATCCGCTGTGCCAAG GTGGACTTTGAGCAGCTGACTGAGAACCTGGGGCAGCTGGAGCGCCGAAGCCGGGCAGCCGAAGAGAGCCTGCGGAGCTTGTCCAAGCACGAGCTGGCTCCAGCCCTGCGTGCCCGCCTCACCCACTTCCTGTCCCATTGTACCCGCCGTGTTGCCATGCTGAGGGTCGTGCACCGCCGTGTCTGCAACAG GTTCCACGCCTTCCTGCTGTACCTGGGGTACACAGCGCAGGCAGCCCGTGAGGCGCGCGTCATGCAGTTCTGCCACACGCTGCGGGAGTTCGCACTGGAGTATCGGACTTGCCGGGACCGggtgctgcagcagcagcagaagcgGGCCACGTACCGTGAGCGCAGCAAGACCCGGGGACGCATGATCACCGAG ACAGAGAAGTTCTCAGGTGTGGCAGCTGGGGAAACCCCCAGCAACCCATCTATCCCAGTGGCTGTGAGCAGTGGGCCAGGAGAGGGTGATGCCGACAGTCACGCCAGCATGAAGAGTCTGCTGGCCAGCAAGCCCGAGGACACCACACATGGCCGCCGCAGCAGAG GCATGGTCCAGAGCAGCTCCCCAGTCATGCCCACAGCAGTGGGGCCCTGCACTGTACCCCCAGAAGAACCTCCAGGCTCCAGTTTACCCAGTGACACTTCAGATGAGATCATGGACCTGCTGGTGCAGTCAGTGACCAAGAGCAGTCCTCGTGCCTTAGCTGCTCGGGAACGCAAGCGTTCCCGTGGCAACCGCAAGTCTT TGAGACGGACGTTGAAGAGCGGGCTCGGAGAGGACCTGGTACAGGCACTAGGACTGAGCAAGGGTCCTGGCCTGGAAGTGTGA
- the FHOD1 gene encoding FH1/FH2 domain-containing protein 1 isoform X3, whose protein sequence is MAGEEDRGDGEPVSVVTVRVQYLEDTDPFACANFPEPRRAPTCSLDGALPLGAQIPALHHLLGAPLKLEDCALQVSPSGYYLDPELSLEEQREMLEGFFEEISKGRKPTLILRTQLSLRVNAILEKLYGSSGPELRRSLFSLKQIFQEDKDLVPEFVHSEGLSCLIHVGAAADHNYQSYILRALGQLMLFVDGMLGVVAHSETVQWLYTLCASLSRLVVKTALKLLLVFVEYSESNAPLIIRAVNSVASTTGALPWANLVSILEEKNGADPELLVYTVTLINKTLAALPDQDSFYDVTDALEQQGMEALVQRHLGTAGTDVDLRAQLMLYESALRLEDGDIEEAVAGGRRITRRKPSSEEGKRIRRSLEVRSPEPGSTGPASPVASTSSSASPALPTGPTSSPVGPAPPTGPASSAVGPVSGLHTTLSLFPTICVMPSPDSSCERSIYKARFLENVAAAETEKQAALAQGQAETLAGAMPDDVDGHPDTQELRGSPEPAPAPGTPQSAAPQILLRTQHSLEPEPKEPLAPPSPKAEPVRELPTCVPSLCIGDLDFSDLGEDEDQDVLNTESVEAGKGVPPLPLPGGPPPPPPPPPPPIKSPFPPPPPAAALPLSAPDGLALPTKRKTVKLFWRELKLAGVHGGSGSRFGPCPTLWASLEPVSVDTARLEHLFESRAKDVLPSKKLLTMMPTEEERQKIEEAQLANPDIPLGPAENFLMTLASIRGLAARLQLWAFKLDYDSMEREIAEPLFDLKVGMQQLVQNATFHCILATLLAVGNFLNGSQSSGFELSYLEKVSEVKDTVRRQSLLHHLCSLVLQTRPDSSDLYSEIPALIRCAKVDFEQLTENLGQLERRSRAAEESLRSLSKHELAPALRARLTHFLSHCTRRVAMLRVVHRRVCNRFHAFLLYLGYTAQAAREARVMQFCHTLREFALEYRTCRDRVLQQQQKRATYRERSKTRGRMITETEKFSGVAAGETPSNPSIPVAVSSGPGEGDADSHASMKSLLASKPEDTTHGRRSRGMVQSSSPVMPTAVGPCTVPPEEPPGSSLPSDTSDEIMDLLVQSVTKSSPRALAARERKRSRGNRKSLRRTLKSGLGEDLVQALGLSKGPGLEV, encoded by the exons CTAGAGGACTGTGCCCTGCAAGTGTCTCCGTCTGGATACTACCTGGACCCTGAGCTGTCCCTAGAAGAGCAGCGGGAGATGCTGGAGGGCTTCTTTGAAGAGATCAG CAAAGGGCGGAAGCCTACTCTGATCCTGCGGACCCAGCTCTCTCTGAGAGTCAATGCCATCTTAG AAAAGTTGTATGGCTCCAGTGGCCCTGAGCTCCGCCGCTCCCTCTTCTCACTAAAGCAGATCTTCCAG GAGGACAAGGACCTGGTGCCTGAATTCGTGCACTCGGAGGGGCTGAGTTGCCTAATCCATGTGGGCGCTGCTGCCGACCACAACTACCAGAGCTATATCCTCCGAG cactagGCCAGCTGATGCTTTTTGTGGATGGGATGCTGGGGGTGGTGGCCCATAGTGAGACCGTGCAGTGGCTGTACACACTGTGTGCCAGCCTG TCCCGCTTGGTGGTGAAGACAGCCCTGAAGCTGCTGCTGGTGTTTGTGGAATACTCTGAGAGCAACGCACCACTGATCATCCGTGCAGTCAACTCTGTGGCCAGCACCACGG GTGCTCTTCCATGGGCCAATTTGGTGTCCATCCTGGAGGAGAAGAATGGCGCTGACCCCGAGTTGCTGGTGTACACTGTCACCCTCATCAACAAG ACTCTGGCAGCGCTCCCGGATCAGGACTCCTTCTATGACGTGACGGATGCACTGGAGCAGCAGGGCATGGAGGCACTGGTCCAGCGCCACTTGGGCACCGCGGGCACTGACGTCGACCTGCGTGCCCAGCTTATGCTCTATGAG AGCGCCCTGCGGTTGGAGGATGGGGACATCGAAGAAGCCGTCGCAGGTGGGCGGCGCATCACCCGTCGAAAGCCTTCCTCAGAGGAGGGCAAGAGGATCCGCCGATCTCTAGAAGTGCGCTCCCCGGAGCCTGG CTCCACAGGCCCCGCCTCACCAGtagcctccacctcctcctccgccAGCCCTGCCTTGCCGACcggccccacctccagccccgtGGGCCCCGCCCCACCTACAGGCCCCGCCTCCAGCGCCGTGGGCCCTGTCTCTGGCCTCCATACCACCTTGAGCCTCTTTCCTACCATCTGCGTGATGCCCTCACCTGACAGCTCCTGCGAGAGGAGCATCTACAA AGCCCGGTTCCTGGAGAATGTAGCAGCAGCAGAAACAGAAAAGCAGGCAGCGCTGGCCCAGGGCCAGGCAGAGACATTGGCTGGAGCCATGCCCGATGATGTCGATGGACACCCAG ACACCCAAGAATTACGGGGCTCCCCAGAACCAGCCCCTGCACCCGGAACACCCCAGAGCGCTGCCCCTCAAATCCTGCTCCGTACTCAGCACAGCCTCGAGCCAGAGCCCAAGGAGCCATTGGCCCCACCAAGCCCCAAGGCTGAGCCCGTCCGGGAGCTCCCTACCTGCGTACCCAGCCTCTGCATTGGGGACCTGGACTTCTCAGATCTGGGGGAGGACGAAGACCAGGACGTGCTGAACACGGAGTCTGTGGAGGCGGGGAAAGGGGTCCCGCCCCTGCCGCTCCCGGGAGGCCCCCCACCtcctccgcccccaccccccccaccgatCAAaagccccttcccacccccacccccagctgccgCTCTTCCCCTCTCAGCACCTGATGGCCTAGCCCTCCCCACCAAGAGGAAGACAGTAAAACTCTTCTGGCGGGAGCTAAAGCTGGCTGGGGTCCATGGAGGCTCTGGCAGCCGCTTTGGGCCCTGCCCCACCCTGTGGGCCTCACTAGAGCCTGTCTCGGTGGATACAGCCCGGCTAGAACACCTGTTCGAGTCCCGTGCCAAGGACGTGCTGCCTTCCAAG AAGCTACTGACCATGATGCCCACAGAGGAGGAGCGGCAGAAGATCGAGGAGGCCCAGCTGGCCAATCCTGACATACCCCTGGGCCCAGCCGAAAACTTCCTGATGACTCTCGCTTCCATCAGGGGCCTGGCTGCCCGCCTACAACTCTGGGCCTTCAAGCTGGATTATGACAGCATGGAGCGG GAAATTGCAGAGCCACTGTTCGACCTGAAAGTGGGCATGCAACAGCTGGTGCAAAATGCCACCTTCCACTGCATCCTGGCCACCCTGCTGGCTGTGGGCAACTTCCTCAACGGCTCCCAG AGCAGCGGCTTTGAGCTGAGCTACCTGGAGAAGGTGTCAGAGGTGAAAGACACGGTGCGCCGACAGTCACTGCTGCATCATCTCTGCTCCCTGGTGCTCCAGACCCGGCCTGATTCCTCTGACCTCTACTCAGAAATTCCTGCCCTGATCCGCTGTGCCAAG GTGGACTTTGAGCAGCTGACTGAGAACCTGGGGCAGCTGGAGCGCCGAAGCCGGGCAGCCGAAGAGAGCCTGCGGAGCTTGTCCAAGCACGAGCTGGCTCCAGCCCTGCGTGCCCGCCTCACCCACTTCCTGTCCCATTGTACCCGCCGTGTTGCCATGCTGAGGGTCGTGCACCGCCGTGTCTGCAACAG GTTCCACGCCTTCCTGCTGTACCTGGGGTACACAGCGCAGGCAGCCCGTGAGGCGCGCGTCATGCAGTTCTGCCACACGCTGCGGGAGTTCGCACTGGAGTATCGGACTTGCCGGGACCGggtgctgcagcagcagcagaagcgGGCCACGTACCGTGAGCGCAGCAAGACCCGGGGACGCATGATCACCGAG ACAGAGAAGTTCTCAGGTGTGGCAGCTGGGGAAACCCCCAGCAACCCATCTATCCCAGTGGCTGTGAGCAGTGGGCCAGGAGAGGGTGATGCCGACAGTCACGCCAGCATGAAGAGTCTGCTGGCCAGCAAGCCCGAGGACACCACACATGGCCGCCGCAGCAGAG GCATGGTCCAGAGCAGCTCCCCAGTCATGCCCACAGCAGTGGGGCCCTGCACTGTACCCCCAGAAGAACCTCCAGGCTCCAGTTTACCCAGTGACACTTCAGATGAGATCATGGACCTGCTGGTGCAGTCAGTGACCAAGAGCAGTCCTCGTGCCTTAGCTGCTCGGGAACGCAAGCGTTCCCGTGGCAACCGCAAGTCTT TGAGACGGACGTTGAAGAGCGGGCTCGGAGAGGACCTGGTACAGGCACTAGGACTGAGCAAGGGTCCTGGCCTGGAAGTGTGA
- the FHOD1 gene encoding FH1/FH2 domain-containing protein 1 isoform X2: MAGEEDRGDGEPVSVVTVRVQYLEDTDPFACANFPEPRRAPTCSLDGALPLGAQIPALHHLLGAPLKLEDCALQVSPSGYYLDPELSLEEQREMLEGFFEEISKGRKPTLILRTQLSLRVNAILEKLYGSSGPELRRSLFSLKQIFQEDKDLVPEFVHSEGLSCLIHVGAAADHNYQSYILRALGQLMLFVDGMLGVVAHSETVQWLYTLCASLSRLVVKTALKLLLVFVEYSESNAPLIIRAVNSVASTTGALPWANLVSILEEKNGADPELLVYTVTLINKTLAALPDQDSFYDVTDALEQQGMEALVQRHLGTAGTDVDLRAQLMLYESALRLEDGDIEEAVAGGRRITRRKPSSEEGKRIRRSLEVRSPEPGPALPTGPTSSPVGPAPPTGPASSAVGPVSGLHTTLSLFPTICVMPSPDSSCERSIYKARFLENVAAAETEKQAALAQGQAETLAGAMPDDVDGHPDTQELRGSPEPAPAPGTPQSAAPQILLRTQHSLEPEPKEPLAPPSPKAEPVRELPTCVPSLCIGDLDFSDLGEDEDQDVLNTESVEAGKGVPPLPLPGGPPPPPPPPPPPIKSPFPPPPPAAALPLSAPDGLALPTKRKTVKLFWRELKLAGVHGGSGSRFGPCPTLWASLEPVSVDTARLEHLFESRAKDVLPSKKAGEGRRTVTTVLDPKRSNAINIGLTTLPPVHVIKAALLNFDEFAVSKDGIEKLLTMMPTEEERQKIEEAQLANPDIPLGPAENFLMTLASIRGLAARLQLWAFKLDYDSMEREIAEPLFDLKVGMQQLVQNATFHCILATLLAVGNFLNGSQSSGFELSYLEKVSEVKDTVRRQSLLHHLCSLVLQTRPDSSDLYSEIPALIRCAKVDFEQLTENLGQLERRSRAAEESLRSLSKHELAPALRARLTHFLSHCTRRVAMLRVVHRRVCNRFHAFLLYLGYTAQAAREARVMQFCHTLREFALEYRTCRDRVLQQQQKRATYRERSKTRGRMITETEKFSGVAAGETPSNPSIPVAVSSGPGEGDADSHASMKSLLASKPEDTTHGRRSRGMVQSSSPVMPTAVGPCTVPPEEPPGSSLPSDTSDEIMDLLVQSVTKSSPRALAARERKRSRGNRKSLRRTLKSGLGEDLVQALGLSKGPGLEV; encoded by the exons CTAGAGGACTGTGCCCTGCAAGTGTCTCCGTCTGGATACTACCTGGACCCTGAGCTGTCCCTAGAAGAGCAGCGGGAGATGCTGGAGGGCTTCTTTGAAGAGATCAG CAAAGGGCGGAAGCCTACTCTGATCCTGCGGACCCAGCTCTCTCTGAGAGTCAATGCCATCTTAG AAAAGTTGTATGGCTCCAGTGGCCCTGAGCTCCGCCGCTCCCTCTTCTCACTAAAGCAGATCTTCCAG GAGGACAAGGACCTGGTGCCTGAATTCGTGCACTCGGAGGGGCTGAGTTGCCTAATCCATGTGGGCGCTGCTGCCGACCACAACTACCAGAGCTATATCCTCCGAG cactagGCCAGCTGATGCTTTTTGTGGATGGGATGCTGGGGGTGGTGGCCCATAGTGAGACCGTGCAGTGGCTGTACACACTGTGTGCCAGCCTG TCCCGCTTGGTGGTGAAGACAGCCCTGAAGCTGCTGCTGGTGTTTGTGGAATACTCTGAGAGCAACGCACCACTGATCATCCGTGCAGTCAACTCTGTGGCCAGCACCACGG GTGCTCTTCCATGGGCCAATTTGGTGTCCATCCTGGAGGAGAAGAATGGCGCTGACCCCGAGTTGCTGGTGTACACTGTCACCCTCATCAACAAG ACTCTGGCAGCGCTCCCGGATCAGGACTCCTTCTATGACGTGACGGATGCACTGGAGCAGCAGGGCATGGAGGCACTGGTCCAGCGCCACTTGGGCACCGCGGGCACTGACGTCGACCTGCGTGCCCAGCTTATGCTCTATGAG AGCGCCCTGCGGTTGGAGGATGGGGACATCGAAGAAGCCGTCGCAGGTGGGCGGCGCATCACCCGTCGAAAGCCTTCCTCAGAGGAGGGCAAGAGGATCCGCCGATCTCTAGAAGTGCGCTCCCCGGAGCCTGG CCCTGCCTTGCCGACcggccccacctccagccccgtGGGCCCCGCCCCACCTACAGGCCCCGCCTCCAGCGCCGTGGGCCCTGTCTCTGGCCTCCATACCACCTTGAGCCTCTTTCCTACCATCTGCGTGATGCCCTCACCTGACAGCTCCTGCGAGAGGAGCATCTACAA AGCCCGGTTCCTGGAGAATGTAGCAGCAGCAGAAACAGAAAAGCAGGCAGCGCTGGCCCAGGGCCAGGCAGAGACATTGGCTGGAGCCATGCCCGATGATGTCGATGGACACCCAG ACACCCAAGAATTACGGGGCTCCCCAGAACCAGCCCCTGCACCCGGAACACCCCAGAGCGCTGCCCCTCAAATCCTGCTCCGTACTCAGCACAGCCTCGAGCCAGAGCCCAAGGAGCCATTGGCCCCACCAAGCCCCAAGGCTGAGCCCGTCCGGGAGCTCCCTACCTGCGTACCCAGCCTCTGCATTGGGGACCTGGACTTCTCAGATCTGGGGGAGGACGAAGACCAGGACGTGCTGAACACGGAGTCTGTGGAGGCGGGGAAAGGGGTCCCGCCCCTGCCGCTCCCGGGAGGCCCCCCACCtcctccgcccccaccccccccaccgatCAAaagccccttcccacccccacccccagctgccgCTCTTCCCCTCTCAGCACCTGATGGCCTAGCCCTCCCCACCAAGAGGAAGACAGTAAAACTCTTCTGGCGGGAGCTAAAGCTGGCTGGGGTCCATGGAGGCTCTGGCAGCCGCTTTGGGCCCTGCCCCACCCTGTGGGCCTCACTAGAGCCTGTCTCGGTGGATACAGCCCGGCTAGAACACCTGTTCGAGTCCCGTGCCAAGGACGTGCTGCCTTCCAAG AAAGCTGGTGAGGGCCGCCGCACAGTGACCACCGTGCTGGACCCCAAGCGCAGCAATGCCATCAACATCGGCCTAACCACGCTGCCACCTGTGCACGTCATTAAGGCTGCCCTGCTCAACTTTGATGAGTTTGCTGTCAGCAAGGATGGCATTGAG AAGCTACTGACCATGATGCCCACAGAGGAGGAGCGGCAGAAGATCGAGGAGGCCCAGCTGGCCAATCCTGACATACCCCTGGGCCCAGCCGAAAACTTCCTGATGACTCTCGCTTCCATCAGGGGCCTGGCTGCCCGCCTACAACTCTGGGCCTTCAAGCTGGATTATGACAGCATGGAGCGG GAAATTGCAGAGCCACTGTTCGACCTGAAAGTGGGCATGCAACAGCTGGTGCAAAATGCCACCTTCCACTGCATCCTGGCCACCCTGCTGGCTGTGGGCAACTTCCTCAACGGCTCCCAG AGCAGCGGCTTTGAGCTGAGCTACCTGGAGAAGGTGTCAGAGGTGAAAGACACGGTGCGCCGACAGTCACTGCTGCATCATCTCTGCTCCCTGGTGCTCCAGACCCGGCCTGATTCCTCTGACCTCTACTCAGAAATTCCTGCCCTGATCCGCTGTGCCAAG GTGGACTTTGAGCAGCTGACTGAGAACCTGGGGCAGCTGGAGCGCCGAAGCCGGGCAGCCGAAGAGAGCCTGCGGAGCTTGTCCAAGCACGAGCTGGCTCCAGCCCTGCGTGCCCGCCTCACCCACTTCCTGTCCCATTGTACCCGCCGTGTTGCCATGCTGAGGGTCGTGCACCGCCGTGTCTGCAACAG GTTCCACGCCTTCCTGCTGTACCTGGGGTACACAGCGCAGGCAGCCCGTGAGGCGCGCGTCATGCAGTTCTGCCACACGCTGCGGGAGTTCGCACTGGAGTATCGGACTTGCCGGGACCGggtgctgcagcagcagcagaagcgGGCCACGTACCGTGAGCGCAGCAAGACCCGGGGACGCATGATCACCGAG ACAGAGAAGTTCTCAGGTGTGGCAGCTGGGGAAACCCCCAGCAACCCATCTATCCCAGTGGCTGTGAGCAGTGGGCCAGGAGAGGGTGATGCCGACAGTCACGCCAGCATGAAGAGTCTGCTGGCCAGCAAGCCCGAGGACACCACACATGGCCGCCGCAGCAGAG GCATGGTCCAGAGCAGCTCCCCAGTCATGCCCACAGCAGTGGGGCCCTGCACTGTACCCCCAGAAGAACCTCCAGGCTCCAGTTTACCCAGTGACACTTCAGATGAGATCATGGACCTGCTGGTGCAGTCAGTGACCAAGAGCAGTCCTCGTGCCTTAGCTGCTCGGGAACGCAAGCGTTCCCGTGGCAACCGCAAGTCTT TGAGACGGACGTTGAAGAGCGGGCTCGGAGAGGACCTGGTACAGGCACTAGGACTGAGCAAGGGTCCTGGCCTGGAAGTGTGA